CGGTCGCACTGCCGGGCGTAACCGACGGCGGCGTGCACCATGGCCTGCTCGTTGCGGCCCTGGAGGTACGGGAGCGCCGGGGGTCCGGCGGTTGCCCCCTGGTGGGACGCAGCACCGGATTCCAGCAGGGCCTGGCCGAGACCGGCGACATTGCCGTGGCCGAAGATGCCCCAGCAGGCATGGATCAGACGGTGCCGGCGGCCGTCGCGCTCGGTGTACTGGTGGGCGAGGAACTCGACCAGGGCCTGCGCGACCGTCAGGCGGCGTGTCGTCGGAGCGTTCATCGGGCGTCTCCTGCGGGCGCTTCGTAGAGGGGGAGGCGGGGGTCGACGGGCTGACCGGGCCAGGTGCCGCGGATCCAGCCGTGGTCGGGGTGGTCGCAGATCAGCCACTCACGCGTCTCGCCGGGGCCCGCCATGACATTGAGGTAGTACATGGCATGACCGGGGGCGGCGATCGACGGGCCGTGCCAGCCGTCGGGGATCAGGACCGCATCGCCGCTGCGGACCTCGGCCAGGACATCGGTGCCGCGGCCGTGCCCGGAGGGGCTGACACGCTGGTAGCCGACGCCTTCCGTACCGTGCGCGGACTCGATCTCGAAGTAGTAGATCTCCTCCAGCTCGGACTCCTCGCCGGGGCGGCACTCGTCGTGCTTGTGCGGCGGATAGGACGACCAGTTGCCGCCGGGGGTGAGCACCTCCACCGCGATGAGCTTGTCGCACTCGAAGGTGCCCGCCGCACCGAAGTTGTTGACCTGGCGGGAGCAGTTGCCGGTACCGCGCAGCTCCACGGGGACGTCGGACGCGGCGCCGTAGCGGGCGGGGAGCGCGCGGTCGCAGCGGGCGCCGGTGAGCGCGAAGCGGCCGCCGGCGCCGGTGCCGATCCGTACCTGGGCGTCGCGCGGTACGTACGCGAAGTCGGTGACGCCGCTGAACACGCTCTCCCGGCCGGTCAGTTCGAACGCGTCACCGCCGTCGGTCAGCACCGTGCAGCCGCCGGACAGCGGCAGCACGATCCATTCGCTGTCGCCGGTGGCGAAGGAGTGATAGCCACCCGGCGGCAGGTCCAGGACGCGCAGCGAGGAGTGGCCCCAGCCCGCCCGCTTCGGGTCGATGTCCAGCGCGTACGGGCCGTCCGCCGCCGCTCCGGCCTTCAGGTGGAATTCAGTGCTCATGTATCGAGTCTCCTGCGGAAATCGCGGTGTTCACAGCAGGCCTACGGCGGTGTCCACGGCCGCCGCGACATCACCGTCGGCCGGGTAGAGCAGGGAACGGCCGACGACCAGGCCGTGAACCGTCGGCAGCCGCAGCGCCTTGCGCCACTTCTCGTAGGCGGCTTCCTGGTCCTGGACGGTGCTGCCGATGTCGCCGCCGAGCAGCACCGTCGGCAGGGTGGTGGTCTCGCAGACCCGGGCCATGGCGTCGGGGTCGTCGGTGACCGGCAGCTTCAGCCAGGTGTAGGCGGAGGTACCGCCGAGGCCGGAGGCGATGGCCACCGAACGGGTGACGGCCTCGGCGCTGAGGTCGTTGCGGACCGCCCCCTCTATCCGGGAGGAGAGGAACGGCTCGACGAAGGTGGGCAGTTGCCGCTCGGCCATGGCGTCGATGGCGCGGGCGGTGGCCTCCAGGGTGGTGAGCGAACCGGGGTCGCTGTAGTCGATGCGCAGCAGCAGTTTGCCGGCGTCGAAGCGGAGCCGGGCGAGGTCCTGGGGGCGGTGGCCGGTGAACCGGTCGTCCATCTCGAAGGAGGCACCGGCGATGCCGCCGCGGTTCATGGACCCCATGACGACCTTGCCCTCGAGGGCGCCGATCAGCAGCAGGTCCTCCAGGATGTCGGCGGTGGCGAGCACCCCGTCCACCCCGGGCCGGGACAGCGCAAGGACCAGGCGTTCGAGCAGATCGAGGCGGTTGGCCATGGCGAGCTGCCGGTCCCCGACAGCGAGCGCACCGCGGGCCGGGTGGTCGGCCGCGACGATCATCAGCCGGCCGCTGTCGCCGAGGAGCGGACGACGGGTGCGGCGGGCGGCGGCCTCCGCGACGGCTTTGGGGTGACGGGCCCGCAGCGTCGCAAGGTCACTGATCCGAGGGTTCAAGGCTCAACTCACCTTCTTGAGTACACAGGTGGGGCGGGGGCGACCGGGGGGAGGAGGGTGGCCTTGGGGGTGGGGGTGGCCTTGGGGGTGGGGTGACCTTGGGGGTGGGGTGACCACTGGGGTGGGGGCGGTCGCGAGGGTGGGTGCGGGGGCGGGTGCGGCCATTGGACCGGGTACGGCCACAGGGGCGGATGCGGCCACGGGGACGAGTGCGGCCATCGGGGATCACCGGCCCGCGAGGAACGCGTCGACCTCGTCGGCCGTGGGCATCGCGGAGGAGCAGGCGAGGCGGGAGGCGACGATGGCGCCGGCGGCGTTGGCGTAGCGCATCATCGGCTCCAGGCCCCAGCCCGCCAGCAGGCCGTGACAGAGCGAGCCGCCGAAGGAGTCGCCGGCGCCGAGACCGTTGACGACCTCGACGGGGGTGGGCGGGACCTCGGCGGTGCGGCCGTCGCGGTGCACGGCGAGCACACCCTTGGGGCCCTGCTTGATGACGGCGAGTTCGACGCCCATGTCCAGCAGCGCCTGGGCACAGGCCTTGGGATCACGCAGTCCGGTGGCGACCTCGGCCTCGTCGACATTGCCGACCGCCACGGTGGCGTGCCGGAGCGCCGCCTCGTAATACGGGCGGGCGGTGGCCATCGCCGCGGCACCGCTCGTCCCGCCGTCCCCGGAGGCGCCGCCCTCGCCGCCCCAGAACATCGGCCGCCAGTCGAGGTCGAAGACGGTCGTGCCCCTCTTGGCGCGGGCCTCCAGCGCGGCGAGGGTGGCGCTGCGGCTGGGCTCCTCGCACAGCCCCGTACCGGTGATCCAGAAGATCCGGGCGGCCGCGATGGCGTCCCGGTCGAGCTCTTCGGGGCGGATGACCAGGTCGGGGGCCTTGGGGCGCCGGTAGAAGTAGAGCGGGAAGTCGTCCGGCGGGAAGATCTCGCAGAAGGTGACCGGCGTCGGATAGGCGTCGACGGGCGTCACCCAGCGGTCGTCCACGCCGAAGTCGCGCAGCGCCTGGTGGAGATAGTCGCCGAAGGGGTCGCTTCCGGTGCGGCTGATGACCGCGCTGCGCCTGCCGAGCCGGGCCGCGGCGACCGCGACATTGGTGGCCGAACCACCGAGGAACTTGCCGAACGTCTCCACCTGCGCCAGCGGCACACCGGTCTGCAACGGGTAGATGTCGACTCCGATGCGGCCCATGGTGATCAGGTCGTACGGCTCGGTCATGTGCGCCCCTTCGGGTCGGCCGGCGCGGCGGGTTCGGCGGGTTCGGCTCCGAGGAAAGGTCTAACGGGGAAAGTCAGACCCTGTCAACAGTTTGTCCTTACATACTGACGTCGACCACCTGCCGACCGAGCCCCGAGACCCCACCCCGGACCGGCAAATCACCCCACCCACCGGCCACAAATCCCCCTCCACCTCCTCCACCTCCTCCATCCCCTCCACCCCCTCCAACCACCCCGCCCAGCCCACCCGAAAGACGCACGCCCCGGGCACAACCTCCAGGCACACCTCCGGATACACCTCCGGGTGCGCCCATGGACGCACCTCCGGGCACCTCTCCGGCGTTCACCACACACGACAAAGTCCTTAAGTCCTTATGTCAGGACGAAGTCTTGACACTCCCCGGGGTGCCAGAGAGGCTGTGCCCCACGACCCACCCCAGCGCCTCCCGGTCACCGCCGACCGGCGAGAGGAGAGCCGCAGCATGTCCGTTCCCCATGCCGCCCCGCCCGTCCTGGACCGCCTCCGCGTCGGCTCCGCACCCGACTCATGGGGAGTCTGGTTCCCCGACGACGACCAGCAGGTCCCCTGGCAGCGCTTCCTGGACGAGGTCGCCGAGGCCGGCTACGAGTGGATCGAGCTCGGCCCGTACGGCTACCTGCCCACCGACCCCGCCGTCCTGCACGACGAGGTCGCCCGCCGCAGCCTGAAGGTCTCGGCCGGCACGATCTTCACCTCGCTGCACCACGGCCCGTCCGTATGGGACAAGACCTGGGCGCACGTCTCCGAGGTCGCCACCCTCACCCAGGCGATGGGCGCGGGGCACCTCGTCGTCATCCCGTCCTTCTGGCGGGACGACAAGACCGCCGAGGAGATCGAGCCGCGCGAGCTGACCACCGAGCAGTGGAAGCACCTGACCACCGGCATGGAGCGGCTGGGCAAGCGGGTCCGGGACGAGTTCGGACTGGACATCGTCGTCCACCCGCACGCCGACACCCACATCGACACCGAGGAACATGTCGAGCGCTTCCTGCACGTCACCGACTCCGCCCTGGTCAACCTCTGCCTGGACACCGGTCACTACGCCTACTGCGGCGGCGACAGCGTCAAGCTCATCCGCACCTACGGCGAACGGATCGGCTACCTCCACCTCAAGCAGGTCGACCCGGACATCCTCGACGAGGTCGTCGCCAAGGGCACCCCGTTCGGCCCGGCCGTCAAGCAGGGCGTGATGTGCGAACCGCCGCTCGGCGTGCCCGCACTGCCGCCCGTCCTCCAGGCCGCCCAGGAACTGGATGTCGACCTGTTCGCCATCGTCGAGCAGGACATGTACCCCTGCCCGCCCGACCAGCCGTTCCCGATCGCCGAGCGCACCCGCCGCTTCCTGCGCTCCTGCGGCGCCTGAGCTGCCTGCGCCTCATGCGCGCCACGCCGCGTGCGCCGCGCCCGCGCCCGGGTGCGGGTGCGGGTGCGGGTGCGGGTGCGGGTGCGGGTGCATGCCCGCCAGAGAAGTGGGCCGGGCTCGGGTGCGCACACCTCGGCGTACGCGCTCGCGTGCGTGCACCTCGCATGCGTGCACCTCACGTGCATGCATCCGGCATGCATGCGTCGCGTATGGCGTGCAGCTCGCGTGCGTGCACCCGATGCACGCGACACGCAGTCATGAGACGCGACACGCAGCGATGCGAGGTGCA
This Streptomyces decoyicus DNA region includes the following protein-coding sequences:
- the iolC gene encoding 5-dehydro-2-deoxygluconokinase; amino-acid sequence: MTEPYDLITMGRIGVDIYPLQTGVPLAQVETFGKFLGGSATNVAVAAARLGRRSAVISRTGSDPFGDYLHQALRDFGVDDRWVTPVDAYPTPVTFCEIFPPDDFPLYFYRRPKAPDLVIRPEELDRDAIAAARIFWITGTGLCEEPSRSATLAALEARAKRGTTVFDLDWRPMFWGGEGGASGDGGTSGAAAMATARPYYEAALRHATVAVGNVDEAEVATGLRDPKACAQALLDMGVELAVIKQGPKGVLAVHRDGRTAEVPPTPVEVVNGLGAGDSFGGSLCHGLLAGWGLEPMMRYANAAGAIVASRLACSSAMPTADEVDAFLAGR
- the iolB gene encoding 5-deoxy-glucuronate isomerase — encoded protein: MSTEFHLKAGAAADGPYALDIDPKRAGWGHSSLRVLDLPPGGYHSFATGDSEWIVLPLSGGCTVLTDGGDAFELTGRESVFSGVTDFAYVPRDAQVRIGTGAGGRFALTGARCDRALPARYGAASDVPVELRGTGNCSRQVNNFGAAGTFECDKLIAVEVLTPGGNWSSYPPHKHDECRPGEESELEEIYYFEIESAHGTEGVGYQRVSPSGHGRGTDVLAEVRSGDAVLIPDGWHGPSIAAPGHAMYYLNVMAGPGETREWLICDHPDHGWIRGTWPGQPVDPRLPLYEAPAGDAR
- a CDS encoding Cgl0159 family (beta/alpha)8-fold protein, with the translated sequence MNPRISDLATLRARHPKAVAEAAARRTRRPLLGDSGRLMIVAADHPARGALAVGDRQLAMANRLDLLERLVLALSRPGVDGVLATADILEDLLLIGALEGKVVMGSMNRGGIAGASFEMDDRFTGHRPQDLARLRFDAGKLLLRIDYSDPGSLTTLEATARAIDAMAERQLPTFVEPFLSSRIEGAVRNDLSAEAVTRSVAIASGLGGTSAYTWLKLPVTDDPDAMARVCETTTLPTVLLGGDIGSTVQDQEAAYEKWRKALRLPTVHGLVVGRSLLYPADGDVAAAVDTAVGLL
- a CDS encoding sugar phosphate isomerase/epimerase family protein yields the protein MSVPHAAPPVLDRLRVGSAPDSWGVWFPDDDQQVPWQRFLDEVAEAGYEWIELGPYGYLPTDPAVLHDEVARRSLKVSAGTIFTSLHHGPSVWDKTWAHVSEVATLTQAMGAGHLVVIPSFWRDDKTAEEIEPRELTTEQWKHLTTGMERLGKRVRDEFGLDIVVHPHADTHIDTEEHVERFLHVTDSALVNLCLDTGHYAYCGGDSVKLIRTYGERIGYLHLKQVDPDILDEVVAKGTPFGPAVKQGVMCEPPLGVPALPPVLQAAQELDVDLFAIVEQDMYPCPPDQPFPIAERTRRFLRSCGA